The following coding sequences are from one Paenibacillus sp. JDR-2 window:
- a CDS encoding ABC transporter ATP-binding protein, protein MLALDIRNVSKTYKDFKLKDVSFQLEKGYIMGFIGANGAGKTTTIKSILNLIHIDSGEVFILGKNIAEHELELKQEIGFAFGDVDFYNRSKIKTLTDVIKRFYKNWNDDTYYNYLRKFKLDENKKISELSTGMKVKYNLALALSHSAKLLILDEPTSGLDPVARDNLLEIFQELVGDGEISILFSTHITSDLEKCADFITFIENGRIVKSADKEEFVASYRLLSGKESQLDEVREKLISFKKNSFGFTGMIHAEDFDPASGINAAIPSLEEVMIYFAKKEDMHV, encoded by the coding sequence ATGCTGGCATTAGACATTCGGAATGTAAGCAAGACCTATAAAGATTTCAAGCTGAAGGATGTTTCGTTCCAATTGGAAAAAGGTTATATCATGGGGTTTATCGGAGCGAACGGAGCGGGGAAAACGACAACCATTAAATCAATCCTGAATCTGATTCATATCGATAGCGGGGAAGTATTTATTTTGGGCAAGAACATTGCCGAACACGAGTTGGAGCTGAAGCAGGAAATCGGCTTTGCTTTCGGGGATGTGGATTTTTACAACCGCAGCAAGATAAAAACCTTAACCGACGTGATCAAGAGGTTCTACAAAAATTGGAATGACGACACCTATTACAACTATTTAAGAAAATTCAAATTGGATGAAAACAAAAAAATCTCCGAGCTGTCGACGGGGATGAAGGTGAAATACAATCTGGCTCTTGCTTTGTCCCATAGCGCAAAGCTGCTCATTCTGGATGAACCAACGAGCGGACTTGATCCGGTCGCAAGGGATAACCTGCTGGAGATTTTCCAGGAGCTTGTAGGGGATGGGGAGATCAGTATTCTTTTCTCTACGCATATTACCTCGGATCTTGAGAAATGCGCGGACTTTATTACTTTTATCGAGAACGGGAGAATTGTCAAAAGCGCTGATAAGGAAGAATTCGTCGCGTCTTATCGCCTTCTGAGCGGCAAGGAAAGCCAATTGGACGAGGTGAGGGAGAAGCTTATTTCCTTTAAGAAAAATTCATTTGGTTTTACGGGGATGATTCATGCGGAAGACTTCGATCCGGCCTCCGGCATTAACGCAGCGATACCAAGTCTAGAGGAAGTTATGATTTATTTCGCGAAGAAGGAGGATATGCATGTATAA
- a CDS encoding carbohydrate ABC transporter permease, which produces MSAKQRKWILQLLPYTILTVIGICFLLPLLWVLVASVDTNALQSLKTPTHLTGNNYVDVLTNKDNQRAFLIGLLMSGSQAVLVVILGLLAAYPLSRYQLRYKKPFMLTILFMTSLPITAVMVPVYQLFLTLKLYNNIFGVILFFVASAMPYGIWMLKNFMDSVPSELEEAAWIDGASVFVGIRKVVAPLMIPGICTVAIFTFSGSWGNFFVPYILLQSPENFPASLKIYQFFGQYGMADYGKLAAFSVMYAIPSVALYILSQRFMSKGFSMQGGMKG; this is translated from the coding sequence ATGAGTGCAAAACAACGCAAATGGATCCTTCAACTGCTGCCCTATACCATATTGACGGTCATCGGGATTTGCTTTCTGCTTCCACTCTTATGGGTGCTTGTAGCATCCGTTGATACAAACGCGCTGCAGTCGCTTAAGACGCCTACCCATCTGACGGGGAACAACTATGTTGATGTTCTCACCAACAAAGACAATCAGCGTGCCTTCCTGATTGGCCTCTTGATGTCCGGCAGCCAAGCTGTTTTGGTTGTTATTCTCGGACTTCTGGCGGCTTATCCGTTGTCGCGTTATCAACTTAGATACAAGAAGCCGTTTATGCTGACGATCCTGTTTATGACCTCCTTGCCGATTACCGCCGTGATGGTACCGGTCTATCAGTTGTTTTTGACCTTGAAGCTGTACAACAATATTTTTGGCGTTATCCTTTTCTTTGTGGCTTCTGCGATGCCTTACGGCATATGGATGCTCAAAAACTTCATGGATTCCGTGCCCTCCGAGCTGGAAGAAGCGGCCTGGATCGATGGTGCTTCCGTGTTTGTCGGCATAAGGAAGGTAGTAGCTCCCTTGATGATTCCCGGTATCTGCACGGTTGCGATTTTCACCTTCTCCGGCAGCTGGGGTAATTTCTTCGTGCCGTATATCCTGCTGCAATCGCCGGAGAATTTCCCGGCTTCGCTCAAGATCTACCAGTTCTTCGGGCAGTACGGCATGGCGGATTACGGCAAATTAGCCGCATTCTCGGTGATGTACGCCATCCCGTCAGTCGCTTTGTATATCTTATCCCAGCGCTTTATGTCCAAAGGCTTTAGCATGCAAGGCGGCATGAAGGGGTAA
- a CDS encoding carbohydrate ABC transporter permease, whose product MSSIALNGMAKRKRTWTWLYFLLPSVAIMLVFFIYPILLTVFYSFTNLALTGEAAKNLNFVGLDNYSRMFEDPTVRTSIWNTLVFLIGSAVIGQQVLGFLIALLMKNKNKWFRRIIGTIVLAGWVTPEIVCALCLYSFFADEGTLNAIITSFGFTEVTWLYTVPMITIILANIWHGTAFSMLVFQAALDDVPSEIEEAAIVDGASKWQVLTRVTIPYIKDSITTNAMLVTLQTLGVFGLIYAMTGGGPGTSTTTLPIFMYNQAFVNYQLGYGTAISLLLLFIGIILSLFYIRSMKE is encoded by the coding sequence ATGAGCAGTATAGCCTTAAATGGCATGGCAAAGCGAAAGCGGACATGGACGTGGCTGTATTTTTTGCTGCCCTCCGTGGCCATTATGCTTGTGTTTTTTATTTATCCAATTCTGCTGACCGTGTTCTATTCCTTCACCAACCTGGCTCTAACCGGGGAGGCGGCCAAGAATCTGAATTTTGTCGGCCTGGATAACTATTCGCGGATGTTCGAGGATCCTACGGTTCGGACGAGTATATGGAATACGCTCGTATTCCTGATTGGTTCGGCTGTTATCGGCCAACAGGTCTTAGGGTTCCTGATTGCGCTGCTGATGAAAAACAAAAACAAATGGTTCCGGAGAATTATCGGCACCATCGTATTGGCAGGCTGGGTTACGCCTGAAATCGTGTGCGCGTTATGCTTGTACAGCTTTTTCGCAGATGAAGGAACGCTTAACGCGATTATTACCTCGTTTGGATTCACCGAGGTCACCTGGCTGTACACGGTACCGATGATTACGATCATCCTGGCAAATATTTGGCATGGCACAGCGTTCTCGATGCTTGTATTTCAGGCTGCCCTCGATGATGTGCCTAGCGAGATTGAAGAGGCGGCCATTGTGGACGGCGCTTCGAAATGGCAGGTGCTGACGCGAGTAACGATCCCGTATATCAAGGATTCCATCACAACTAACGCGATGCTTGTTACGCTGCAGACGTTAGGCGTGTTTGGTCTCATCTACGCGATGACGGGCGGGGGACCGGGTACGTCTACAACCACGCTGCCGATCTTTATGTATAATCAAGCTTTCGTCAATTATCAGCTTGGTTACGGCACGGCCATCTCCTTATTGCTGCTGTTCATCGGCATTATCCTTAGCTTGTTCTATATCCGCTCAATGAAAGAGTAA
- a CDS encoding ABC transporter substrate-binding protein — MARGKRFWSISTSLVLCSTLLFACSNNANNTNTPSNSPSTSADTGTKETNAGQTNDGGTIGNTEKKVITITYRDDGIGEQGVMYKWIQELAANFPDKSIEIKATPIQASEGDYFAKIALALKSKDTAPDIVTEDTFILNSDASAGYLTPLDDKVGAWEDWTNGSFIEALKKGVTASDGKVYGVPYNTDSRGLWYNKELFKKAGLPEEWAPKNWDEVLDAARTIKSKLPDVVPIWMNMGKATGEATSMQTYEMLLYGTGERLYDNDTGKWITKSQGINDALTFIQTINKEKLGPPLSKVLNGQAGNTATREYLPQGKLAISLDGSWITGNYLDGGAAPWPEYKDVLGFAPMPTSKGQAPGSITLAGGWALSIPANAQHKDEAWDVIKFALNKENSKKLVIASGNITVRADVGSDPEYTQMPFNQIATDYLKNAEFRPAQDKYPEVSTQIQTMVEAVASGTSAKDAANKYAQDVTRIVGADKILEK; from the coding sequence ATGGCTCGCGGTAAAAGATTCTGGTCGATTTCCACATCGCTTGTTCTCTGTTCGACTTTGCTGTTTGCTTGTTCGAATAACGCGAACAACACAAACACGCCTAGCAACAGTCCAAGCACTTCGGCTGACACAGGCACGAAAGAGACGAATGCCGGTCAAACAAACGACGGGGGCACGATAGGAAATACGGAGAAAAAGGTCATTACGATTACTTATCGCGATGACGGAATTGGCGAGCAAGGCGTCATGTACAAATGGATACAAGAGCTCGCGGCGAATTTCCCGGACAAAAGCATAGAGATTAAGGCTACTCCAATCCAGGCGTCCGAAGGAGATTATTTCGCCAAGATTGCTCTTGCGCTCAAGTCGAAGGATACGGCACCGGATATCGTAACGGAGGATACGTTCATTCTGAACTCCGACGCTAGCGCGGGATATCTGACGCCGCTGGACGATAAAGTAGGCGCATGGGAAGACTGGACGAACGGCTCCTTCATCGAAGCGCTGAAAAAAGGCGTTACCGCAAGCGACGGCAAGGTATACGGCGTTCCTTACAATACGGATTCCAGGGGGCTTTGGTATAACAAAGAGCTCTTCAAGAAAGCGGGATTGCCGGAAGAGTGGGCACCAAAGAACTGGGATGAAGTGCTGGATGCAGCAAGAACCATCAAGAGCAAGCTTCCTGACGTCGTGCCAATCTGGATGAACATGGGCAAGGCAACCGGCGAAGCTACCTCCATGCAAACTTATGAAATGCTCCTCTACGGCACGGGCGAGAGACTTTACGATAACGATACCGGCAAATGGATTACGAAGAGCCAAGGCATTAACGATGCGCTCACGTTTATCCAAACGATAAACAAAGAAAAGCTTGGACCGCCTCTTTCGAAGGTTCTGAACGGTCAAGCGGGCAATACGGCTACCCGTGAATACTTGCCGCAAGGCAAGCTCGCGATCTCTCTCGACGGCTCTTGGATTACGGGCAATTATCTGGACGGCGGCGCCGCTCCATGGCCGGAGTACAAGGATGTCCTCGGCTTCGCGCCAATGCCAACCAGCAAAGGTCAGGCACCTGGCTCTATTACGCTTGCCGGCGGCTGGGCATTGTCAATCCCTGCGAACGCGCAGCATAAAGACGAAGCATGGGATGTTATTAAATTCGCCCTGAACAAAGAAAACTCGAAAAAGCTGGTTATCGCATCGGGCAATATTACCGTTCGCGCGGACGTAGGTTCGGATCCGGAATATACTCAAATGCCGTTTAACCAAATCGCAACCGACTATCTGAAAAATGCCGAGTTCCGTCCGGCGCAGGATAAATATCCGGAAGTGTCGACGCAAATTCAGACGATGGTCGAAGCCGTCGCATCCGGTACTTCAGCGAAGGATGCCGCGAACAAATATGCGCAGGATGTGACGCGTATCGTAGGCGCGGATAAAATTTTAGAAAAATAA
- a CDS encoding DUF1835 domain-containing protein yields MNRYKESINELNEWELRVVLNELINEAEVNSDSGKLLQVIDDRIADARSKREETERLQRFVHIVFSLSDAGSLKVALSEAGRRHENKVLAFNDLFSIGPIKHLEQPEGQRNRQRWMLDRFSPFRVLNDRNRESQLDHMIEELRAIPEEKSVIVWCSNNSHDQTGVRLVMRLLRDRQQPVQLVNFTESLHEMTIPPIAQAYVDRGVYRDMVSNYENARLLSSRERLQFIAEWEELSNSDYELRLWQSGEIKGSEIEAIDGIIVSAAVSAVQESGDEEGFVKAGTVVAKVFEHFNQVIGDGFIEYRIWSLISNGVFEFRGLPGALYQYSIKLG; encoded by the coding sequence ATGAACCGTTACAAGGAATCTATCAACGAGCTCAACGAATGGGAGCTTCGCGTTGTTTTAAATGAATTAATTAATGAAGCAGAAGTGAACTCCGATTCAGGCAAGCTATTGCAAGTTATAGACGACCGAATTGCAGATGCCCGTTCGAAGCGGGAGGAGACCGAACGGCTTCAACGTTTTGTACATATTGTATTTAGTCTATCGGATGCGGGCTCTTTGAAGGTCGCGCTTAGCGAAGCCGGCAGAAGGCATGAAAATAAGGTCTTGGCTTTTAATGACCTGTTCTCGATCGGTCCGATTAAGCATTTGGAACAGCCGGAAGGACAACGGAACAGGCAGCGATGGATGCTTGACCGGTTTTCTCCGTTCCGGGTTTTGAACGATCGCAACAGAGAATCTCAACTAGACCATATGATAGAGGAATTAAGAGCTATTCCCGAGGAGAAATCCGTTATCGTATGGTGCTCCAATAATTCGCATGACCAGACGGGAGTACGGCTCGTTATGCGCTTGTTAAGGGACCGGCAGCAGCCGGTTCAGCTCGTTAACTTTACGGAAAGCCTTCACGAAATGACGATTCCGCCAATTGCGCAAGCTTATGTTGATCGGGGAGTTTATCGCGATATGGTAAGTAATTACGAGAATGCGAGACTTCTATCTTCCAGGGAACGGCTGCAATTTATTGCGGAATGGGAAGAATTATCGAATTCAGACTACGAGCTTCGCCTTTGGCAGAGCGGGGAGATTAAAGGCAGCGAGATCGAAGCGATTGACGGAATTATTGTATCCGCCGCGGTGTCTGCCGTTCAAGAAAGCGGTGACGAAGAAGGATTCGTGAAAGCCGGAACGGTTGTGGCGAAGGTGTTCGAGCATTTTAACCAGGTTATTGGAGACGGCTTTATCGAATACAGGATATGGAGCTTAATCAGCAACGGAGTCTTTGAATTCAGAGGACTGCCGGGGGCGTTATATCAATATTCCATTAAGCTAGGATGA
- a CDS encoding AraC family transcriptional regulator: MGDFQYDNGEGTFSVSYRKARSHNMPVSHFHSTYEIFCLMSGKREFFIKDRTLVIHEGDIVIISPNILHRTTNTETPEHERLIVNIHEKHMAAGSYVDVLHPLSEREYLIVKCTLQDRLAIETMLQTMIAEMSEKKPGFELYALTLALQLLLICCRHAKSSSMETLESPSPMHERISEVVRYMNSHYMNELSLHLLAEKFYVSPYYLSRFFKEATGFTFVEYLNSVRIKEAKKLLEQSSMKVNLIAKRVGFGSVTHFGRVFKSVTGYVPLHYRKGK, translated from the coding sequence ATGGGGGATTTCCAATACGATAACGGAGAGGGAACCTTCTCGGTATCTTACCGCAAAGCCCGGAGCCATAATATGCCCGTCAGCCATTTCCATAGCACCTATGAAATCTTTTGCCTGATGTCCGGGAAGCGGGAGTTTTTTATCAAGGACAGGACCCTTGTTATTCATGAAGGGGATATCGTTATTATCTCGCCGAATATTCTGCATCGGACAACCAATACGGAAACGCCGGAGCATGAACGGCTTATTGTCAATATTCACGAGAAGCATATGGCTGCGGGGAGCTATGTGGATGTCCTGCATCCGTTATCTGAGAGGGAGTATCTGATTGTTAAATGCACGCTTCAAGACCGGTTAGCCATTGAGACTATGCTGCAGACGATGATTGCGGAGATGTCGGAGAAAAAGCCGGGCTTCGAGCTGTACGCGTTGACGCTGGCCTTGCAGCTGCTTCTGATTTGCTGCCGGCATGCGAAGTCAAGCAGCATGGAGACTCTTGAATCGCCAAGCCCGATGCATGAGCGCATTTCGGAGGTTGTGCGGTACATGAACAGCCATTACATGAATGAGCTGTCGCTTCATTTGCTGGCGGAGAAGTTTTACGTAAGCCCTTATTATTTGAGCCGCTTTTTTAAGGAAGCCACAGGCTTTACGTTTGTGGAATATTTGAACAGCGTGAGAATCAAGGAAGCGAAAAAGCTGCTGGAGCAGTCCTCCATGAAAGTTAATCTGATTGCGAAGCGGGTTGGATTCGGCAGCGTGACGCATTTTGGCCGTGTGTTCAAATCGGTTACCGGGTACGTTCCTCTTCACTATAGAAAAGGAAAATAA
- a CDS encoding glycoside hydrolase family 88/105 protein: MIKTVLSPMQWAEKACEALMATFEPEQLPPDRFHYHQGVFLSGMEKCWKETQNPKYYEYLKRWVDSQVLEDGRIKKHKPDELDDIQPGVLLYNLYEQTGDERYKKALHSLVPLIKSWKTNPSGGFWHKEHYPNQMWLDGLYMAGPIAVQYGKTFGESDYFDLMAYQAILMEKHTKDPVTGLLYHGWDETKEASWADQETGLAPEFWGRAIGWYPVALLEMFEYLPEDHKDKEALVAILQDLLVSLIKYQDSATGLWYQVVDKGDLPDNWLENSCTALYVHAIAKAVRFGYLDPKYLEYAWKGYQGVVDTLKLDDNGHVVIGQICIGTGIGDYAHYIARPTSENDLHGAGAFILMCVEMSLAPQPN; this comes from the coding sequence ATGATCAAAACCGTACTATCCCCCATGCAATGGGCAGAGAAAGCCTGCGAGGCATTAATGGCCACATTCGAACCGGAACAACTGCCGCCGGACCGGTTCCATTATCATCAGGGCGTCTTTTTATCGGGGATGGAGAAATGCTGGAAGGAAACGCAAAATCCGAAGTATTATGAGTATCTGAAACGCTGGGTCGACAGCCAGGTGCTGGAGGATGGCCGCATCAAGAAGCATAAGCCGGATGAGCTTGACGACATTCAGCCCGGCGTTCTCCTGTATAATCTGTATGAGCAGACCGGGGACGAACGGTACAAGAAAGCGCTGCATTCCCTTGTGCCGCTGATCAAATCATGGAAAACGAATCCTTCCGGCGGCTTCTGGCATAAGGAGCATTATCCGAATCAGATGTGGCTTGACGGATTATATATGGCCGGGCCGATTGCCGTTCAGTACGGCAAGACGTTTGGCGAAAGCGACTATTTTGACTTGATGGCCTATCAGGCAATCCTGATGGAAAAGCATACAAAGGACCCGGTTACCGGACTACTCTATCATGGCTGGGACGAGACTAAGGAAGCTTCCTGGGCTGATCAGGAGACCGGTCTTGCGCCCGAATTCTGGGGCCGCGCGATTGGCTGGTATCCGGTTGCCCTGCTTGAAATGTTCGAATACCTGCCGGAGGATCACAAGGATAAAGAAGCGCTTGTCGCGATCCTGCAGGATCTGCTGGTCTCGCTCATCAAATACCAGGATTCCGCTACCGGCTTATGGTATCAGGTTGTCGATAAAGGGGATCTGCCGGATAACTGGCTTGAAAACTCCTGCACGGCCCTTTACGTGCATGCCATCGCCAAAGCCGTGCGATTCGGCTATCTGGATCCTAAATATTTGGAGTACGCGTGGAAAGGTTACCAAGGAGTCGTTGATACGCTGAAGCTTGATGACAACGGCCATGTCGTTATCGGCCAAATCTGCATCGGCACGGGTATTGGCGATTATGCCCATTACATTGCCCGCCCAACAAGCGAGAACGATCTGCATGGAGCAGGCGCTTTTATCCTGATGTGCGTGGAGATGAGCTTGGCTCCGCAACCAAACTAG
- a CDS encoding ABC transporter ATP-binding protein: protein MPTAVNNWQMDQKAGNGKQPKPQYKSAFRILKSYISPHRKTFTLVTICTIIAIASELFQPYLVKIAIDDNLMVGKNDYSSLIVICAIYLGLSLSSLLFTYLQNNLLQDAGQSIVARIRKQLFEHITKLSMSYFDKTSSGSLITHVSSDTEAVNQFFNQVLLTLLRDGLTLVSILVMMFYLDTTLGLYCLLLLPIIALIAIGFRSFMRTTYQMARTRLSRLVAFVAENLAGMSLIQVFHQQKAQGELYKERNEDYFKANVREIRTAVTFNRTFDLLGNLTIAFVVWTGGKAVLGHTMEFGVLYAFITYIRQFFQPINAITQQWNTLQSATVAVNRIWGVLDVEPEIKDEAKPVKINHDAVQGRVDYNHISFSYGNGTPIFRGLDLHIRPGEMVGIVGTTGAGKSSLMSLLCRFYDVNEGSVQIDGNDVRHIPQAELHRIVGLVQQEPYLYAGSIIDNVRMFDESITREDVIRACEFVGADQLINRMADGYETKLSERGSGLSAGERQLISFARIIVFRPKILILDEATANLDSQTEQLIQRALQVVSEGRTTIVIAHRLSTIMHADRIIVLSHGTIVESGTHAELIEKQGVYEELYRHSQGEAAATSEESSPEVQTIP from the coding sequence ATGCCGACAGCCGTTAACAACTGGCAGATGGATCAGAAGGCGGGTAACGGCAAGCAGCCCAAGCCGCAATACAAGTCTGCTTTTCGCATACTGAAATCTTATATCAGCCCGCACCGGAAGACGTTTACGCTGGTAACCATCTGCACGATTATTGCGATTGCCTCCGAGCTGTTCCAGCCTTATTTGGTTAAAATCGCGATCGACGATAACCTGATGGTAGGCAAGAACGATTACAGCAGCTTGATCGTGATCTGCGCGATTTATCTTGGCTTGTCCCTTTCAAGCTTGTTGTTTACCTATTTGCAGAATAACCTGCTGCAGGATGCCGGGCAAAGCATCGTAGCACGCATCCGGAAACAGTTGTTTGAGCATATTACCAAGCTGTCGATGTCCTATTTCGATAAAACGTCCAGCGGCAGCCTCATAACGCATGTATCGAGCGATACCGAGGCGGTTAACCAGTTTTTCAACCAGGTATTGCTGACCCTGCTGAGGGATGGGCTCACGCTGGTTTCCATTCTGGTCATGATGTTTTATCTCGATACCACGCTAGGGCTGTATTGTCTTCTTCTTCTGCCGATTATTGCGCTTATCGCTATTGGTTTCCGGTCCTTCATGCGCACGACGTATCAGATGGCGCGGACGCGCTTGTCCCGCCTTGTGGCGTTTGTTGCGGAGAATCTGGCGGGTATGAGCTTGATTCAAGTCTTTCATCAGCAAAAGGCGCAAGGTGAACTGTACAAGGAGCGGAACGAGGATTATTTCAAGGCTAATGTCCGCGAGATCCGTACGGCGGTTACGTTTAACCGGACCTTTGATTTGCTCGGAAACCTGACCATTGCTTTTGTTGTCTGGACCGGAGGAAAGGCCGTGCTTGGGCATACGATGGAATTTGGCGTATTGTACGCTTTTATAACTTACATCCGGCAGTTCTTCCAGCCGATCAACGCCATTACCCAGCAGTGGAATACGCTTCAGTCCGCTACGGTAGCGGTCAACCGGATTTGGGGCGTTCTTGATGTCGAGCCCGAAATCAAGGATGAGGCCAAACCTGTGAAAATAAACCATGACGCCGTTCAGGGTCGTGTAGATTATAACCATATTTCGTTCAGCTATGGGAACGGCACTCCGATCTTCCGAGGACTTGATCTCCATATCCGTCCCGGCGAGATGGTCGGAATCGTCGGTACGACCGGCGCGGGCAAAAGCTCGCTCATGAGCTTGTTATGCCGGTTCTATGACGTGAACGAGGGCAGCGTTCAAATCGACGGGAACGATGTCCGGCATATCCCGCAGGCTGAGCTACACCGGATTGTAGGTCTGGTTCAGCAGGAGCCTTACCTGTACGCGGGAAGCATTATCGACAACGTTCGGATGTTTGACGAGTCGATCACCAGGGAAGACGTTATCCGCGCCTGCGAATTTGTCGGAGCGGACCAGTTGATTAACCGTATGGCAGACGGTTACGAGACGAAGCTGTCCGAACGCGGCAGCGGATTATCCGCCGGCGAGCGGCAGCTGATCTCTTTTGCCCGGATTATCGTGTTCCGTCCTAAGATTCTGATTCTGGATGAAGCGACGGCGAACCTCGATTCCCAGACCGAGCAGCTCATTCAACGAGCGCTGCAGGTCGTGTCTGAGGGACGGACGACAATCGTGATCGCCCATCGCTTGTCCACCATTATGCACGCGGACCGGATAATCGTGCTTAGTCACGGAACCATCGTCGAATCGGGAACCCATGCCGAGCTGATTGAGAAGCAAGGCGTATACGAGGAGCTGTACCGCCACTCGCAAGGCGAGGCGGCAGCTACCTCGGAAGAATCCTCGCCGGAAGTGCAGACGATACCTTAA
- a CDS encoding ABC transporter ATP-binding protein, with amino-acid sequence MKSEGVLKPYFRQTWHIYLGSFTLHAAASIVFAYFPKVLGDFTDKLKGGELGSQDVAHFSLMLVLIGAGYALLGGYGQYLVMYVGRLFEYMTRRRLFTHFSGLSEHYYSKNGVGKMLNYFMNDVTGVRESISMGINQTAMASMLLVSCVGAMILSDIPLYLIAASVGPLIFIPWIVIRIGPVIRQRSRKVQEALGTMTESAEEQFGGIRVTKKFAVEPIMIKRFGNKVDQIKTNQLSLVRISSLFQATVPFLGNLSLIVSLAYGGYLTIKGDISLGNFVALTLYVRMLMNPLQQIGNVINTVQRSRASLQRLNELIAVQPDIVETDKATTINLSASPIRMENLTFTYPGASQPSLEHIDLVIQPGMTLGIVGRTGSGKTTLVKQLLRVYDPPADAIHIGSEDIREVTLESLRTQIAYVPQDGFLFSTTVGENIAFARRQAGQGEIHTAAKQARIYENIAEFPEGFETKLGERGVTLSGGQRQRTSLARGFIMQAPLMILDDSVSAVDAVTESEIVHTIQQERQGKTTIIIAHRLSALKHADLIIVLDEGKIVQRGKHEELLAEPGPYAELHAIQEEGSQYADSR; translated from the coding sequence TTGAAATCAGAAGGTGTATTAAAACCGTATTTCAGACAGACCTGGCATATTTATCTCGGATCGTTTACCCTTCATGCGGCAGCCAGTATCGTCTTCGCTTATTTTCCGAAGGTGCTTGGGGATTTTACGGATAAGTTGAAGGGCGGAGAGCTTGGCTCCCAGGATGTTGCGCATTTCAGCTTGATGCTTGTTCTGATTGGAGCGGGTTATGCCTTGCTGGGGGGATACGGTCAATACCTGGTCATGTATGTCGGACGGTTGTTCGAATACATGACCCGTCGTCGTCTATTTACTCATTTTTCCGGTCTTAGCGAGCACTACTACTCGAAGAACGGCGTCGGCAAAATGCTGAACTACTTCATGAACGACGTAACCGGCGTCCGGGAATCCATCTCCATGGGCATTAACCAGACGGCTATGGCCTCCATGCTGCTCGTCTCCTGCGTAGGGGCGATGATTCTTAGCGATATTCCGCTCTATCTTATCGCTGCTTCCGTTGGACCTCTGATCTTTATCCCTTGGATTGTCATCAGGATTGGTCCGGTTATCCGTCAGCGTTCCCGCAAAGTGCAGGAGGCGCTTGGCACGATGACGGAGTCCGCGGAGGAGCAGTTCGGCGGCATCCGCGTGACGAAGAAGTTTGCAGTGGAGCCTATTATGATTAAGCGGTTTGGCAACAAGGTCGATCAGATCAAGACCAACCAGCTGTCGCTGGTACGGATCAGCTCGCTGTTCCAGGCAACGGTGCCTTTCCTCGGCAACCTGTCTCTTATCGTATCTCTGGCTTACGGCGGTTATTTAACGATCAAAGGCGATATATCGCTTGGTAATTTCGTCGCGTTAACGCTGTACGTACGGATGCTGATGAATCCGCTGCAGCAAATTGGCAACGTTATCAATACGGTTCAGCGGTCGCGCGCATCCTTGCAGCGGCTTAACGAATTAATCGCGGTTCAGCCGGATATTGTGGAGACCGATAAGGCGACAACGATTAATCTTTCCGCAAGTCCGATTCGCATGGAGAATTTAACGTTTACTTATCCCGGTGCTTCACAACCTTCGCTGGAGCATATTGATCTTGTTATACAGCCCGGAATGACGCTTGGCATTGTAGGGCGTACGGGCAGCGGCAAAACAACGCTCGTCAAGCAGCTGCTCCGGGTGTACGATCCGCCGGCCGATGCCATTCATATCGGATCCGAAGACATACGGGAGGTCACGCTTGAGAGCCTGCGCACGCAGATTGCTTACGTACCGCAGGACGGCTTCCTGTTCAGCACAACGGTCGGCGAGAATATTGCCTTTGCACGGCGGCAGGCCGGCCAGGGAGAGATTCATACGGCGGCCAAGCAGGCGCGGATTTACGAGAATATTGCCGAGTTCCCCGAAGGCTTCGAGACGAAGCTGGGAGAAAGGGGCGTCACGCTATCCGGAGGGCAGCGTCAGCGAACAAGTCTGGCGCGCGGCTTTATCATGCAGGCACCTCTTATGATCCTGGATGACAGCGTCAGCGCCGTAGATGCGGTGACCGAATCGGAGATTGTGCACACGATCCAGCAGGAGCGTCAAGGGAAAACAACCATTATTATCGCGCATCGGCTCAGCGCTTTAAAGCATGCGGATCTCATCATCGTATTGGATGAAGGGAAGATCGTTCAGCGGGGCAAGCATGAGGAGCTGCTTGCGGAACCTGGACCTTATGCCGAGCTCCATGCGATTCAAGAGGAGGGAAGCCAATATGCCGACAGCCGTTAA